Proteins encoded together in one Methanolobus chelungpuianus window:
- a CDS encoding MBL fold metallo-hydrolase, translating to MQVRHFNAGLYDANSYLINGKVLVDTGMNTPALMAAIEKNIDIKSLELIILTHCHIDHTAAAGEIAEKSGARVAIHREDAPLLKDDGVSAASLFGRRTPQVEPGMLLEDGQRINIGEGEELEVIHTPGHTPGGICLYEPVSKSLFSGDTVFPGGSIGRTDFEGGSPSALTASISKLAALDIRILYPGHGSITSDDVKRQIEMSLSMSRGFLRF from the coding sequence ATGCAAGTCAGACATTTCAACGCAGGCCTCTACGATGCCAATTCATATCTCATCAACGGGAAAGTGCTGGTGGACACCGGCATGAACACCCCCGCACTCATGGCAGCAATTGAGAAAAATATCGATATTAAGAGCCTCGAACTAATCATCCTTACTCACTGTCATATTGACCACACGGCCGCTGCAGGAGAGATAGCGGAGAAGAGTGGTGCCAGGGTGGCTATCCACCGGGAGGACGCGCCCCTGCTCAAAGACGATGGGGTCAGCGCAGCATCCCTCTTCGGTCGCAGGACACCGCAGGTCGAGCCCGGCATGCTGCTTGAGGACGGACAGAGGATTAATATAGGAGAGGGCGAGGAACTGGAGGTCATACACACGCCCGGCCATACGCCAGGCGGTATCTGCCTCTATGAACCGGTCTCAAAAAGCCTCTTCTCAGGAGACACGGTGTTCCCCGGTGGCAGCATAGGGCGCACCGACTTTGAAGGAGGCAGCCCTTCCGCGCTGACGGCATCCATAAGCAAGCTAGCAGCGCTGGACATAAGGATACTTTACCCAGGGCACGGCAGCATCACATCCGACGATGTGAAGAGGCAGATAGAGATGTCACTGAGCATGTCCAGGGGATTTTTAAGATTCTGA
- a CDS encoding TatD family hydrolase produces the protein MQYEIIDSHCHLDFPRFDRDRKEAIERARQSGVIRMINSGIDYSTNAASLELARRYGFIHATLGLSPQMVPHASEEKISQILSQIERNIDRAVGVGEAGLDFHYCETEVGRLKQTEVFRKVIEIARKYGKPLVIHGREAEDMALQLSRDLDTVVFHCYGGSLETMQQIVDAGHFVSVPTLVCFSEHHQSIAKHLPLENMLIETDSPYLSPRKGRNEPAFVADSVPQIAALKGIEASEVAETTMKNTRRAFGI, from the coding sequence ATGCAATATGAGATAATCGATTCCCACTGCCATCTTGACTTCCCCCGGTTCGACAGGGACCGTAAGGAAGCTATCGAGAGAGCAAGGCAGTCCGGAGTTATCCGGATGATCAACTCAGGAATAGATTACAGCACCAACGCAGCCTCCCTCGAGCTTGCGCGCAGGTACGGCTTCATCCACGCCACTCTGGGGCTCAGCCCGCAGATGGTCCCGCACGCCAGCGAGGAGAAGATAAGCCAGATACTTTCCCAGATAGAGAGGAACATTGACAGGGCCGTGGGCGTGGGAGAGGCAGGGCTTGATTTCCACTACTGTGAGACGGAGGTCGGCCGCCTGAAACAGACAGAGGTGTTCCGGAAGGTCATCGAAATAGCCCGCAAGTACGGCAAACCGCTTGTGATCCATGGCAGGGAGGCCGAGGATATGGCCCTGCAGCTCAGCCGTGATCTCGATACGGTTGTGTTCCACTGCTATGGGGGTTCACTTGAGACAATGCAGCAGATCGTGGACGCAGGTCACTTCGTATCAGTCCCGACCCTTGTATGTTTCTCGGAGCATCATCAGTCAATAGCGAAACATCTGCCTCTTGAGAACATGCTCATAGAGACAGACAGTCCTTACCTGTCCCCGAGGAAGGGCAGGAACGAGCCTGCATTCGTGGCAGATTCAGTGCCACAGATAGCAGCCCTTAAAGGAATTGAAGCATCCGAAGTTGCCGAAACGACAATGAAAAATACCCGCAGGGCGTTTGGCATCTGA